A segment of the Tachysurus vachellii isolate PV-2020 chromosome 18, HZAU_Pvac_v1, whole genome shotgun sequence genome:
GTATATGATACATATATTTGTGTTAAAACAAATCCAGCTACCAGCAGTGCTGTGGAGAGAAAACACTTTAGTTGTACTCTCTATTATAGACCTGCTGTTGCTCCACAACTACTGGTCTATTTTGATCTTTTCCCATTAATGGAGTAGTAGGGACCTTGTCAGTGCAGAGACAAGGAAGGCTCAgttgtttaaacacacacagaccatgcAGGAGCCATACTTGTGAGGAGGGAATCTTGATCCTCATGCCCACTTTTCCTGTCTGCTATGTACACCTTAAATGGTCAGACTGATGCAGAGTCTActcatacataaaaaaaaaaaaaaaaacctactcaTCTGCATCAACATattcattaaatgttttttttattaaacagataaaaagcatCACATAAGAATTAAGGCTAGTGTGAAGGAGTGGGTTTGGGCTGACAGACAGGGGGCAGAACTCTGCGGGAGTTGGTCTTCACCCATGGGTGCTCCATAACGCTCTTCAGGGGCAGACGCATGGAGGGACTGTGTCTCAGCAGCTTGGAGATCAGATCACGAGCACCTTCTGAAACCACTTTGGGAAACTGTAGATCCACCTAGTAAACAAATGTCAGATAAATATGATATTCATACCTGCAAAGAGTTTTATTAAAAGATGAAACTTAGTATCTTTAGAGAATCATTCACAAGCCTCTAGTGACGTATTTGTGGTCAACGTTTTGTAGGTTTAATGTCTTTACAGGAAATATTTAAAGTGTGAAGCAGTTATCAGCATCAAGTTGTTCATCATGAACTGATACCACTGTTTGGTTGATAgttttcttataacagcataCGTTCTGAAGTGTTTAATTCCTCTAACAGCACAATAATGTCAAGAATAACCATTACATTTCCTTTGCCTTGTTGTAATAGAAGTGTAATAAAAGACATTGTGCTGCTTTTAGAACATCAACCTCACTGCAGTAACAGTTCATGACACCCGAACATAAAAAGAAGTGTTTGCACACCTTGGTGATGCGTTTATATGTTTCCGAATGGCTGGCCGTCTCAAAAGGTGGATTTCCCACCAAACACTCGTAACACAGCACACCGATGCACCACAGATCCACCTTCTCGTCATGAGAATGCCCTTCAATCATCTCAGGAGGAAGATAATCCAGAGTGCCACACATGGTGCGCCGTCTACACACAAACTTCAGATCAAATCCCTGCTTCTGTTCTTAAGTACTTAATTCATTTTTGATTCTCTGACATGTTAACCACAGTATGGATGGTTACCGTAGCGACGGTGCATGAACAGACCAGCCGAAGTCCGCAATCTTAAGCTCTCCTCTGAAGCCAAGTAGCAGATTCTCAGGCTTTATATCACGGTGGATCACCTTCTTTTCATGACAGTATTGAAGAGCATCTGCAACCTCCTCCataaactacacaaacacacagagttcagAACAGGTCTGTACTCAGAGTTAATTAGGTGTTAAATGAGAGATCATGTGGTATCTGACCGTGGCTGTGCGCTGATCATTGAAGCGGCCACAACGTTGGAGCTCTTTGTACATCTCTCCACGTGGCGCATACTCCAGAACCAGGAACACGCGTGATGAATCGTGGAAGTAGTTATAAAAGCGCAGGATGTTCGGATGTCTACGTACAAGACaaaaatgtgtattaataaaataatcatagctcattaataaaataatttcttatttCAGAAGAAAAGGCAGAATCCATCGAGTTAACACTACATGCCATAATGCTGCTTTCCccatgcaatttatttatttaaatattaaaattacacCTTTTCACCACAAGTCAAATATTATTTCAAAAGGCATGGCCATCATAGACTCAGACAGAACACTACACCTACCTGAGGTGAGATTGGATTTCAATCTCTCTCCTGAGTTGATGTTCCACTCCTTCCTTTTCCATTTGTGATTTAAAGAGCACCTTCAGCGCCACAATGACCTTCAGCTTCTTTTCTCGTGCTAAATACACGTTCCCAAACTTGCCTTTTCCCAGCGGCCGACCAATATCAAAGTCATCAATTGAGAACTTCCTGTATAAAGGGAATCAGTTTACACGTTAAGTCACAAACTcattgtttaaagaaaaacaatatgaACCAGAAGTCAAGTTTACAGATAAAAATCAACCCCTCAGAGCCTGCCAAGAAATAATCATTACAGTAATGAATAAACCCAAGGAAAGTCATCGTTGCTTAGAAGATTTTTAttctacacagacacaaaacttaCTTCTGTGAGCTGGGCTTCACTGGGACTCGGCCGGGACCAGTGCctattaaaagagaaaaaaaaaccccactgctcatacaacaaatacaacaacaataCAAAGAACAACAGAAGGTTTTATAGAGTCTTCACAAATTTCAAAAGAGTTGAGTATTACCCATGACAGCTCCAGGGTTCATCTCGTCTCTGAGCGGTCTGACCgtctgtcaaacacacacacaaaaaaaaagttagaacaACTCGTACATTTGTCCAGCACTTCCATTTATCTAGCTGGAAGGTATTCGAAATAAGGGTATTAAAATAATTACGCTCCAATGCACACAAGCATGTCGTATACAAGTGAATCATGTACgctttacatttctggcatttagcagacgcccttatccagagtgacacagttatttcagtttatactgaTGAGAAATTGGTGGTtaaagggccttactcaggggcccagcagtggcagcttggtggacctgggattcaaactcatgaccttccggtcagtagtccatcaccttaaccactgagctaccacatcccaacctgaacattatttatacagtatgcacaatTACTTACACACTATTTAGTTCATGTATTCTTTCACCCTTTCTCTTTCTAGACACTTGGTCTTTGGGTGGATTTGCATAATAAACTAAGACAGTGGTCAATTtcactaatttttttttggtgtgtaaacatttcacagtgTGCATATttatactgaaataaaacatttctgtctcctgtttcttttttcatgccCCTATTCAGCTCTAGTGTCTTGCCTTGAACATGCATGTTGTTTATTACCTGTGTGAGGAGGTTTCTGGGTTCACGGTTCTCCTTGTTCTGGAAACACAAATGAAACCCATTAActacataaatgtttattattattattattattgttgttgttattattattatgctcgTGCAAATAATTAACTTTGCTAACTGAGACGACTAGCTTGCTAGCTACTACTTGAACATCTCCAAAACACGGTCATAAATCGTATAACGCGTCAACACAACCCTCTAAGACTCGAATAatactaataactaataaccaaccattaattacacacacatttaaaataacattgttGTCGCTCCGCCATTTTATAACGTCTTTAACGGTTTAAATACCGCAACAAACAGCTTCATTCTCGCTTTAACACCAACACGAGACTTTAAAACCTTCAGCATGTTATACGTTAATACGTTAACTCGTTTACCTGCATGCTTCCAATAGTGTttagggggggaaaaaaaatctgacttaAACCATCAATTTCTTTgatagcgttagcattagcatttgtTACTCTCTTCGTCCCTGGACAAACCGCCAACGGTTCAAAAAACCTACGTCACTTCCTCCTGCCCGTTGATTGGCTAACTTGCTTCCTCGGCGTGAGAGAATGCCAGTGGTTGAGTTGTTGAGCTTAATTCTGATTTGATTGGTCGAGATAATGTAGGCGGTGGTGGAAAAAGTTCTTTCttgtaatctgattggctggTAGAGATTTCGAGTTGTGTTgctttgtaaattattttattacttatggatataaactttatttatttcttactacatgtaaatgaattattctttttttttattggaaaataCGTCCTGcttaaaacaataattaaacaaacaaacaaacaaacaaacaaaaagtcaaACCTAACAGGTTtaatgtacacatatatatagatCTCTATCTACAGACATATACAGACATTTTCATTtgtcaaatatacagtatgtcattgaTTATGGTGCTGTTTGGAAGAAGGAAACAATCAGCACAGTTAGCTTGTTTGTtgctaacaaaacacacacacacacacacacacacacacacacacacactttatacctCAAGCCCATGGAGGTTGAAAATCCAGCGATCCGCGCTCTAACTTCCCTCTTTCAACTTCAGAGTTGTCAATTTTAGCATTATACATGAGACATTAAAATTCACACTGGAACAATACTGACAAAAATTGTGTTTAGTCATCCATTCACAAATGATCCAAGGctcttaattaaaataatccCCAAATAACTGCTAACGTGATTTGTTGAATGATGAAATGGAAATTCCACCAGCTTTGTGGTCTTTAATGTTCAAATATGAGAAGTCAAACCATCTGATCTGAATGATCCACCAATGCTGATGCTGCATCGATCATTATAaagttacaataataataaaaatacagtcaacATTATGGGGAATACAAAGGACACGGATTTAAACCTTCACATCGGCTTTTTCTTCAGTCCGAACACAGCGATGATCAGTGCCAGCTCACACAGGGCAGGAATGACACTgaataaaagagagaatgagaaagggATCTTAATTGTTCACTGCACACAAACTACAGTGAACAGTATAACTTTCAATGTGTGTCATTCCTTATGATTCAGAACTATACGATGATTAATGGTTCAAACCCTCCATGAAAGAATGCGATCATGTGACCAGCACAGATTGGGATGTCTGGTGTTCAATCAGTGCAGCTGCATCTAATGCATAAATAATAGAACAATGTTTTCCATGAAACATCACAATGTACCATTACTTatgcattaaatgtaaatgattgagCACCAGACATCCCAATCTGTGCTGGGCACATGATTGCATTCATTCATGGAGAGTTTGAACCATTAATCATCGTATAGTTCTGAATCATAACGAATGACATGCATTGAAAGTTATATGTCAACACAACCACATTATAACTACTAAAAAGAGCTCTTCAAGGAGCTTTTAAAATACACTCGCTTCACTCTGCTGTGATCTACAGTGCTCAAGATAGTGGATGCAGAACGCAGGCATTTTAGCCAAATCTGGAGCTCTATCTGGTCCTGAATGGAGAGACAGGTGTTAAGTTTCAATTCATCATTTTCCTCAGGTCAGAGACTATTTTCAAAATTTTTAGGGAGAATTAAagtattgatttattaatttcta
Coding sequences within it:
- the aurkb gene encoding aurora kinase B, with the protein product MQNKENREPRNLLTQTVRPLRDEMNPGAVMGTGPGRVPVKPSSQKKFSIDDFDIGRPLGKGKFGNVYLAREKKLKVIVALKVLFKSQMEKEGVEHQLRREIEIQSHLRHPNILRFYNYFHDSSRVFLVLEYAPRGEMYKELQRCGRFNDQRTATFMEEVADALQYCHEKKVIHRDIKPENLLLGFRGELKIADFGWSVHAPSLRRRTMCGTLDYLPPEMIEGHSHDEKVDLWCIGVLCYECLVGNPPFETASHSETYKRITKVDLQFPKVVSEGARDLISKLLRHSPSMRLPLKSVMEHPWVKTNSRRVLPPVCQPKPTPSH